DNA sequence from the Coriobacteriia bacterium genome:
CGTGCGGACGTGGCTCAGTTGGTAGAGCACAACCTTGCCAAGGTTGGGGTCGCGGGTTCGAATCCCGTCGTCCGCTCCATCCGGAACCACGAAGACCGGCCTCCGCGCAGAACATCCACCGGGCGCCGGTCTTCTTGATAGACACGGGGTCTCCCCGCGATGGCGACGTGGCCAAGAGGCAAGGCAGGGGCCTGCAAAGCCCTTATCCCCGGTTCGAATCCGGGCGTCGCCTCCAGCGCATGACTCAAGCCCGCCCCTTACGGTGGCGGGCTTTCTTGCGTAGAGGACCGCCCTACGCCGCGCTGTACTTGATCTCGATGCGCTTCGCCTGCTCGAGGCGATGGAGTCCCCGCTCGAGGTCCGCGGGGTCGGGGATGTTGGATACCGCCCACTTCACGATCTCGGGGGGCACCAGCGGGTAGCGCTTGCGCGCCTGCGAAAGGGTCATCTCGGTTCCTCCTGCTGCGACGAACGGCTACGACGTTGCTGTGACGTGCTGCTTCGGGACCCTCGCGCGTAGTTTGACCCCCTCGCGTGCGGGGCGTCAAGCCTTCCCGACGTCTTCGCGAGCTACTCGCGCCAGCGCCGGAAGAGGTCGTGCTCGATACCGAGGACGTCGAGCACCTTGCCGACGACGTAGTTCACCTGGTCGTCGAGGGAGCGCGGCCGGTGGTAGAAGGCTGGCATCGCGGGGACGATGACCGCGCCGGCCTCGGCGAGAGCGGTGAGATTGCGCAGGTGGATGAGGTTGAGAGGCGTCTCGCGCGGCATCAGCACGAGCGGTCGCCTCTCCTTGAGCATCACGTCCGCGGCCCGCTCGGGAAGGTCGGCCGCGAGCCCCGCCGCGACCGAGCCGACGAAGCCCATCGACGCCGGCGCGACTATCATCGCGTCCGACGCGCGAGAACCCGACGCCACCTCGTCGAACAGGTCGTCGGCGCGCGCGACGCGCAGCGGAGAGCCCGCGGGCAGCTCCAGGAAAGCCGCTAGCGCACGATCCGGAGCCTCCGCGGGAAGCGAGAAGCCCGTCTCGAAAGCCATCACTTCGCGCCCGGCGTCGGTCGCGATGAACGTCACGGCGTGGCCGGACGCCAGCAGGCGTTCCGTCAGGCGCAGGCCGTAGACCGACCCCGACGCCCCGCTGACGACCACGATGTAGGTTCCCACGGCCACGCTCCTATCCGAGAAGCCGGTCGGCCACGGCCCCGGCGAGGACCACGACGGCGACCATGCCGTTGACGGTGAAGAACGCCGCGTCCACGCACGATAGGTCGTCGGCGCGCACGATCGCGTTCTCGTATACAAGGAGTATCCCCGCCGCGGCGACTCCCGCGTAGTACGCCCACCCGGCTCCGGCGAGCCAGCCTCCCGCGGCGAACAGCGCCACGGCCGCCGCATGCGTGGCCCGCGTGATCGCCAGCGCCCGCGGGATGCCAAGGTCGGCGGGAGCCGAGTGGACGCCGTCCCGCACGTCGCAGTCGTAGTCCTGCGTCGCGTAGATGATGTCGAAACCCGCTGTCCATACCGCGACCGCAAGACCGAGGACCCAAGGCGCGGGGTGAGCCATCGGCGCCCCGACGGCGGCCCATCCTCCCACAGCTCCGAGCCCGAGACACCCGCCGAGCCAGAAGTGGCAAGCCCAGGTGAACCTCTTGAGGTAGGGGTAGATGAGGAACAGCGCGAGCGGGATCGGCCAAAGCAGATGCGTGACGGGCGCGAGCCGCCATACCGCGAGCAGATACGCCGCGAGCACGATCGCCGCGAAGATCCACAACTCCCCCGCTTCGACGAGTCCCGCGGGCACGGCGCGGCCCGCGGTGCGGGGGTTGCGCGCGTCTATCTCGCGGTCGACCGCGCGGTTCACGACGAACGCGAACGCGCGCGCGCCGACCATCGCCACGGTGATCCACGCGAGCGCCGGCCACGACGGCCATCCACCCTGCGCCGCCCTCGCCGCACCGTAGACCGCCCCGATGTACGCGTATGGCAGCGCGAATACGCTGTGCTCGAACTTCACGAGCTCGAGGAAGATGCGGACCTTCTCGACGGCCTTAGCCAAGTCCGAGCTCGCTCCACATGGAGTCGACGAGCGCCTTCACCTCGGTGCTCATCTCGAGCGCGTCGGGCCATTCCCGCATGTGACCCTCTCCGGGTAGCGGCTTCGTCGCGTCGATGCCCATCTTGAAACCGAAGCTCTGGAAGTCGCTCGAGTGGTCGAGCCGGTCGAGCGGACCCTTGGAGACGAGGATGTCGCGACCCGGATCGACGTTGTTGAAGCAGCGCCAGGCGACCTGGCTGTAGTCGTGGCAATCGACGTCCGCGTCGACCACGATCACGAACTTCGTGAACATCATCTGCCCCATCGACCAGGCGAAATCCATGACGCGGAACGCCTGGCCGGCGAACTCCTTGCGGATCTGGAAGATCGCGCAGTTGTGGAAGACGCCTTCGAGCGGCAGGTCGTAGTCGACGACCTCGGGCATCATCGCCTTGACCACCGGGAGGAAGATACGCTCCGTGGCCTTGGCCATGTAGCAGTCCTCCATCGGCGGGCGCCCGACGATGGTGGCGGGATAGATCGGGTCGCGACGCATCGTGATCGCCTCGACGTGGAAGACCGGGAAGTCGTCGGCGAGTGAGTAGTAGCCGGTATGGTCGCCGAAGGGCCCCTCGCGCCGCGTCTCGGCCAGATCGCACCATCCCTCGAGGACGATCTCGGCGTGCGCGGGGACGAGCAGGTCGTTCGTCACGCACTTCACGACCTCGACGGGCTCACCGCGGAGGATGCCGGCGAACAGGTACTCGTCGATCATCGCAGGCACCGGAGCGGTGGCCGCGAAGATCGTGACGGGATCGGCGCCGAGCGCGACCGAGACCGGCACTCGGGAGACGCCGGCATCGCTCCACGCGCGCAGGTTCCTCGCGCCGTCGTGGTGCTCGTGGATGTGCAGGCCGGTGGTGTTGCGATCGAAGACCTGCAGCCGGTACATGCCGACGTTGAGCTTGCCCTTGGGGTCGTTCGTCACCACGAGCGGCAACGTGATGAAGGGGCCGCCGTCCTGGGGCCATGTGGTGAGGACCGGCAGTCGTCCGAGGTCGACGTCCTCGCCCTCGAGAACGACCTCCTGGCACGGGGCCTTCTTGATCTCCTTCGCACCCGCCGCGGCGAGGTCCTTGAGCCCCATCAGGAGACCGAACTTGTCCTTCATCGACGCGGGCATGTCGAGCGGAAGAAGCTCCATCAACTGCGCGGCCTTCGCGTCGAGGTCGCGCCACGTGCCGGTCTCCGCGTCGATACCGAGCGCCCACGCCATGCGCTCGTAGGAGCCCATCAGGTTGATCGCCACAGGCATGCCGTACTCGTCGCCGCTCGACCGGTCGAAGGGGTGCTCGAACAGCAGGGCCGGACCGACGCGCTTGCTCACGCGGTCGGTGATCTCGCCGATCTCGAGCCGGGGATCGACTCGTGCCCCGATGCGCACGAGCTGACCCTTCTCTTCCAGCAGCGCGATGAACTCGCGCAGGTCCTTGATCGCCACCACGGCGCTCCTCAGTCGGTGTGCCGAGACCCCACCCGAGGATGATACCGCCCGACCAGGTACGTAACCAGCGGTGCGAGTATCGCGGCCCCTCCGAGAGCCGTCGCCTGGACGAGATCGAGGTCGTACTTGAAGGCCGCCCGCAGGTCGGGGATGAGCCACGTCACTGTCACGCCCCAGCGCCACAGGTACCATGCGGCCTCCACCGCCAGCGTCGCCTGCACCGCGAGCACCGTCGCCGGGCCGAGCGCGAGCCACCCCGCGAGACGCCCCTGCTCACGTGGTCCCTGTGGACTCTTCCGCAGAAGGGGATAGACCAGCGCCGCCACCGCGGCGGCGACGAGGCCTGCCGCGATGGCCTCGGCCATCCTCATGTTGAAGAACGCCGTCATCCGATCCTCGGAGTTGAGCGCGGAGAGCGACCACCTCAAGCGATGGACGACGAAGTACAGCGTGGAGTACACCGCGTTATACGCAGCCACGCCGGCCAGCGCGCTCACGAGGGCGCGCCACGACGCGAGGCCCAGGACGAGGAAGAGTACGAGGACCGCACCGGCCAGACCGAGCGCCATCGGCGCGCGTAGCCTTCTCTCGTCGGCGAGCCGCAGCCCCTGTGCCTTCGAGACCCAAGCGCGAAGCGCTCCCCCGCTGCCGGCTGACGGGCGTGCCCCCACCTTCAGCGCCGCCGGCGAACCTTCCTGGACGACGCCGACGAACGCCGAAGCGAACGCCTCCTCCTGCGCGCGAGCGGATGCGAGCCGGGCGTCGGAACGGTCGACGAGCGCACGCCCGAGCACCTCGCCCGCCGAATGCGACGGCACCTCGAGACCCGCGAGCACCGCCACGGTAGGCGCAAGGTCGATGAGGCGTCCGGTCCCCTGCCCCAGCGAGACTCCGGAGCCCGCGAACACCGCCGGCGCCATCGTGGCGTCCGGCTCCCAACCACCGTGACCGCCCGCGTCGACGTGCCCGTGATCGGAAACCACCACGAACGCGGTCCGCCCGTCTTGGAGAGCGGTCACGAGCCGCCCCAGGTCGGTGTCGACCCGTTCGGCCATCGTCCGGTACTCGACGGACGCCCCGCCGAAGTCGTGACCGGCCTCATCGACGTCCGGGAGGTGGAGCAGGACGATATCCGGCCGGTTCGACGCGACGAGACGCAAGGTCTCGTCGACCAGACGGCCCGAGAGGTACTCCCCCTCGCGCCAGTCCTCGAAGTAGGACGCCGTTGCGCGGGAGGCGCCGAACAGCGTGTCGAAGCCGCGCGGTCCCACCACCACGACGCGCCGGCGCACTTTCAACGCGGAATCGAGCAAGGTGGGCACGGGCACGTGCCGATCGAAGTCGTTCGTCGTGACCCCGCTCACCTGCGGCGGAGCCCCCGAGAGGATGGTCGTCCAGTCCGGGTACGACAGGGACGGCTGCGGTGTCTCGAGGACGAGATCCGCGCCGTGCGAGCGCAGAGAGCCCATGGTGCGCAGACCTTGCGAGACGTCCGCCCGCAACCCGTCGACGATCACGAGCACGACGCGACGGGCCGCTCGCGGTCCCTCACGGTGGGGTGAAGCGACGCTCATCCGCGAGAAGGGGCCGCGGTACTCCGCCACCTGGGACCACGAGTACGATGCGACGCGGTAGGCGACGACAGCGAGCGCGAGCGAAGCCGCGAGCCCTGCCGCGAGGAGCGCCCAGTGTACGAAAGTGCCCGTACGACCGCGCATCAGTCGAGACCTCCTGCCGCCAGAGCCGCGTCGAGATCGTCGAGCGAAGACACGCTGATGCCCGCGTACACTTCCGACGTCCCGTGACGATCGATCAGCACGGCGTTCATGCCCACCGCGGTCGCCCCGACGATGTCCGAATACACGTGGTCCCCCACGTGCACGGCACGGCTCGGGCTCACGCCCATGCGCTCGCAGGCGAGTTCGAAGATCCGCGGGTCGGGCTTGTGCAGACCCACCGATGCCGAGGAGACGACGACGTCGATGAGCGCGGACAGGCCGAGACCATCGAGGAGTCCCTCCAGACGACTGTCCCAGTTCGATACGATGCCGATGCGCAGGTCTCGCGCGCGGAGCCGCTCGAAGGCGGGACGGACGTCCGGATACGCGCGCCATCGCGAAGCCGACCCGAACTCGTCGTAGACCCGGCGAGCGAGCGCCGGTGCCTCGTCCTCGATACCAAGGCGGGCGCAGAGGAGCGAGTACATGCCGACCCAGACGCCGGACGTCTCCTCCTCGCTCGTCCAGAAGGTGTCGTCAGCGCGATACCGGTCCTCGTAGTAACGGTCGACGAGCGGCATCAGAGAGTCGATGGCGGCGAGGTCACGCGCGTGACCGGCTTCGGCCAGTACCTGGCGGACGACCTCTGACACGCTGGGATGCGGGTACAGGAGCGTGTTGCCGACGTCGAAGGAGACGGCCTTGAGAGAGGAACCGCTCACTCCTGGTAGGTGTAGAGATCTGTCCTGTGGACCGGGGCGATCGCAGCCTCGCACGGCCGTCCGATCACGACGAGCGTCGTGATCTCCCACCCGTCGGGCACGTCCAGCACCTCCGCGAGCTGGTCACGCACCCAGAACGCGACGGAGAGCATGCAGGTGCCGAGACCTTCGGCGACGCATGCGAGGAAGAGGTTCTCCAGAGCACATCCCAAAGAGATGAGGGCATTCAGGCGGTCCATCTCACCGTCGCCGACCGGCAGCGACACCGCGAGCGCGATCGGCGCGCCGCCAAGGTCGTTCGCGTAGAAGTCGATCGCGCGCGCCACATGCTCGGGGCCGAGAGCCGCGGCGTATTCCTCCACGAAGACGGTGGTCTGAGCCATGACCTCTCCGACCCCTCGCCTAGCCTCACCCGTCGCCACGTGGAACCGCCACGGCTGGCGATTCATCGCCGACGGGGCGAGCATGGCCGCCTCGACGAGACGCTCGACGGTGGCGCGGTCGATCCGTTCGTTCGTGAACGCCCGGATGGAGTGCCGCTGCTGCATCGCGTCTTTGAGTTCCATCACTGCCCCCCCAACGGTCCGAGCTCAGCGTAGAGCCGCCAGCACCCGCTCGCAGACGGCCTGCGCCGCGCCGGGCTTACCCAACATCGTAGCATTCTCGACCATCTGAGCGAGCCGGTCTGGGTGCGTCGACAGGAAACGCACCTTCTCGACCACATCCTCCTCGTCGCGAGCCTGGAGCCCGGCTCCGAAGTTCACGAGGAAGTCCACGTTGTATATCTCCTGTCCCGGCACCGGGTTGTAGATGATGAGCGGCAGGCCCATCGCGAGAGCCTCGGAGACCGTCAGCCCGCCCGCCTTGCCGACGAGCACGTCGGCCGCGCGCATGACCTTGTTCATCTCCTTCACGAACCCGAAAGCATGCATGTTGGGGGACTTGCGCTGCACCGACTGCATCCTCCGCCGCAAGCGCTCGTTGTGGCCGGCCACGCCCGCGACCTGCGCGCCGATAGCGCACAGGTCCCTGGCGATCTCTTTGACGTCCCCGACGGTGCCGGCGGATTCGGTCAGCATGACGGTGAACCGGTCCGAAAGCCCGAGCGCCTTGCGCGATTCCGCCCGGACGAGCGGGGTGCTGAACCGCTCGTGGATCGGGATACCCGACACGACTACGCGCTCCCACGGGATCCCGCGCACCACGAGGTCCTCACGGACCTCCTTGCACGCGACGAAGTAGATGTCGGTGGCGGGGTGTAGCCACTGTCGGTGCGCACCGTAGTCGGTGATCACCGTCGCCGAGACGAAAGGCCGCGAGCTCTTGAACTCGGAGACGAACCCGCCGGCGATGGGGAACGTGGAGATGACCGCGTCGGGCGGTTCCGCCTCGATGAACGCCCGTGCCCGAGCGAGGCCCACGACGTTCATCTCGCGCACTATCGGATTGCCCGGCATCTTGTTGGTGAGGTCGAAGAACGTGCCGTACAGTTCGGGGAAGAACTGCACGCTCTGCACGTACGCGAACTTGGCCAGGACGTTCAGCCCCGGTGCGAACTCCTCGAAGAAGTCGAGGACCTTGACTTCGACGCTATCGCGATGGTGCGCGAGGAGATAACGCTCCAGCGCCCCGGCGGCCGAGCGGTGACCACCGCCGAACGAGGCGCTGAATATGAGTATCCGTCGCTTCGCGCTCAATCCGCGGGTGCCGTCCCTGGTCCACTCGGGGGCAGATGCTTCACAAGTGTGACCACGGTGCCCCCTTCCGCGCAAGGAGCGAACTCGACCCTGTCCATCAGCGCCCGCATGAACATCACGCCGCGTCCGCTCGCTGCGTAGACATCTTCGCTGCCGCGATAGTCCGCGCCGTCGAAACCCGATCCCGTGTCGGCTATGGCCACCGTGATACGGTCGTCGTAGGCTGCGACGTCGATGGTGATGCGGTCGTTCTCGCCCCTCGGAGACCCGTGTCGGATAGCGTTCGCGAGCGCCTCTCCGACCGCGACCTTGACGTCGAACAGGGATGTCTCGCTCATCCCGACGCGTGAGACGAGCTCACAGACCTTTCCGCGCACCTGGGCGAGGGACCCGATGCTGGCTGGAACCTCGAGCGACTCGATCCAGATGCGGTCGGAGGGACGCTCCTTGAGCCCGATCCCCGCGATGGCGGAGGACACCGTCGACGCGGTCGCCACCGTCGGAGCGAGCCCGACGAGGCCCGAGAGCTCGAGGATCCGCCCGACATCGCGATTGGCGCCCGCGAGTACGACCTTGCCCCGGAAGGGCTCGAGCCTCTTGTCTATCCACACGAGCAGCCCGAGGGCGGAGCTGTCGACGTAGGTGACGTCGTCCAGATCCAGGACGACGTTCACGCAACCGGCCTCGATCGCTTCGTCGAGGACCTTGCGTACTTCGTCGACGACCGAGATATCCAGTTCTTCGTCAAGGCGAGCGATGCATATTGCGGGAGATAGGCTCTGCTCGATGCGCACCGTCATGTCGCCCTCGTCCTGTTCGTCCACCGCATCCGCATATGGCCTGTCTACCCGTTCGGACGCTGGACCGAACCAGACGTCTCGGATCGGTCCCGGGGGGCGACACGAACGGCCAGCACGGCGGCATCGTCCCTCAGGTCGGTGCCGACGAACCGCTCGAGGGCCGAGAGCAGGCGGTCCGTGATCGACCGCGCGTTCCCGCCGCGTCTCAGCAACCTGCGAACACGGTCCTCGCCGAAGAACTCCTTCGAGCGACGCGCCTCCGTCACCCCGTCGGTGTAGAGCAGCAGCGTCGCACCCGCCTCCAGGCCGATCGCGATCTCCCCGAAGTGGGCGTCTGTGATCGCGCCGAGAAGCGGTCCGGTCGGCCCGAGCCGCTCGGTGCGGCCGTCCGTCCGCAACAGCAGCGCGGGGGGATGTCCGCCGTTCGCATAGAGCAGGCTGCTTCGTTCGAGATCGACGACGCCGACCCAGAGAGTGACGATATCCGAGACAAGACCCGTCTCCGACACGACGCGGTTCAGCTCTGTGATGATGGCGGCGGGACCAGCGCCGGCTGCGGCCATCCCGCGCACCGTGAACTTGATCATCGACGTCTTCGTCGCAGCGGTGACGCCTTTGCCGCACACATCGGCCATCGCGAGCACGATACGCCCGTCCGGCGTCGTGAAGAGATCGTAGTAGTCTCCGCTGATCCCCTCCGTCTTCTTCCCGGCGGCGAGATAGCGAGCGTGCGCGTCGAGTCCCGGAACGGACGCCACCCTTTCCGGAAGGATGCTCGCGCGGAGCACCGACGCCACGTGGTGCTCCTGTCCGAAGAGCGCGGCCGTGTCGACCGAGAGAGCCGCCTGCGTGGCGAAGAGGCGCAGCATGACCAGGTCTTCGTCCCGGAACGCCCCACGGTCGCGGGCGTACGCGGCCAGGGTGCCGAGGCGCCGGCCGCGTGAGGTGAGCGACACGATGACGGCGGAAGCGAATCCCTGCGAGAGAGCGAGTCGCGCCCACTGTTCATCGACTGTCGCCAAGTCCTCGATATTGGCCGCCTCCCCCGACTCGAAGACGCGGCCGGCGACGCCCTCGCCTGGAGCGACGGAGAGCGACACCAGGTCCCGATGCCCGATCCCGCGACTCATCTCCGTCGTGACGCGGCGCGACGTGGGATCGTACATCATGAGCGAGACCGCCTCGGCGGAGACGATCTTCTGCACCACATCGAGGACGCGGTTCAACACCACGGGCAGCTCCAGCTCGGACGTGACGGCCTGGCTGATCCGGAAGATCATCTCCAGATCGGTGGCGCGTACCCTTGCCTGGTTGAACAGGCGCGTGTTCTCCAACGCGAGAGACGCCTCGCGGCCGATGGTCTCCGCCAGCACCATCTGCCGCTCCCCTATCCGCTCGCCCGCCGACCATCCGGTCAGCGCGAGCGCCGCCGCCGGACACCCGTCCACGACGATCGGCAGGATGAGCGCACACGTGATGTCCTCGCCGAGCAGCTCTCGCGCCCGTTCCAGTGCCTCTCCCCCGTCCACGAGAAGGGGAAGGGCCGGATCGTCCCCTTCGCCGACGCTCGCGAAGGAGGATAGCAGCGCCTTCTCGTGCACCGGGTCGGAAGAGGGTGCAAGCCCGAGCGCGGTGCGATCGGCCACCGCGACCTCGGCGAAACGCATCCCGAGAAGGTCGGCCGCCATGTCCGCCACGTCCGACAGGGCCGCCTCGAGGTCGCCCGGTGCCGCGAGCCTCTCAGCCACACGGCGAAGGACCTCGGCCTCCAGGCGGGCGGCTCGCTCCTCCGCGAACAGGTGGGAGTTGTAGACGGCGATCGACGCCTGAGCTGAGAACGTTCGCGCCATCTCGGTCTCCGCCGCCGTGAACGTGCGCTCCTCCGAGCAGACGACCACGACGAGACCCAGGGTCAGCACACCGGTGGAGAGCGGGACGACGAGTCCGCAGCGGATGGTGTCGGCGCCGTAGAGGTCGAGGAGCGGGTCCCTGTCGCCATGCTGACGCCGGAAGGAGACGAGAGTACCCGTGTCGAGCGCCTCGGCGATCCACGACGGCCGGCGAAGATCGACGGAGAACTCGCTCGGCTCCTCCGGCAGACCCTTCGCGCGAGCAAGCACCGCCCTATCACCAGCCGCGTCGACCAGGAAGACCGCGACCCCGCCCGTCTGCAGGATATGCCCCATCGCGGTGAGGATACCGTCGAGCACGTGATCGAGCCTCGAGGACGTGGCCAGCAGCTGCGACAGGTCATGAAGCGAGTTGAGCCGCACGGCCATGTCGTTGAACGCTACCGCGAGCCTTCCTACCTCGTCCTGTCGTTCCACCGGGATGGGCCGCACGAAGGCACCCGAAGCCACATCGTGCGCCCGGACCTCGAGTTCGCGCAGCGGCTCCACGATGCGGCGTGTCGCCGCGACCGCGAGGGCGATGGCAAGGAACGCTCCCGCGACCAGGGTCACGAAAGCCGGCGCCAGTGCGGACGATGTCCTCGTGGCCGCGAGGCCCTTCGGGCTCGCCACCACCACGCTCCAATCGAGACCGGGGAAGCCCTGTATCGGCATGAGCTCTCCGACGAGAGATGCACGACCCGACCCGACCGAGACCTCTCCATCGGCCCGGCGAACGACACCGCTCCCGCGATCCTTCTCCAGTATCGGAGACCCTCCGCGATCCGCCGCGATGACCTCCGAACCTGGACCGAGGATCAGTACCGCGCGCTCCTCGACGTCACCCGAGACCTCCGCCGCGAGCGACTGCACGAAGTCCGTGCGCAGCCGCGCGTACAGCACACCCGACCACGGACCGCCTCGAGCCTCGCGAAGGAGCCAAAGACGTCCCCCGACATCTCCGATCCCAGGACGCCAAACGTAGACGAGCCCCTCCGACGTCGGCGATGAGCCCGACAAGACAGCATCGAGGGACTTCCGAGGGTTCTCGAAGACCGGGGTCGACGCGAGGATGCGCCCGTCATCGCCTCGGAACACGAGCATGTCGAAATGCTCGGCTTCGACGGCCGCGATCCTTACGACGCGCGACCGGACCTCGTCGATACGTCGGGCGTCCCTCAGTCCGACCGCGAGAGAGTCAAGCGCCTCCTCGGCGGCATCGAACCGAACGGCGACACCGTGCGCTATGAGCCTGCGGTATACGACCTGTCGGTCGGCGATCTCAGAGCGGGTCATGGAGTACACGCCGACGATCCCCGCAGCCACCACGACCGTGACTATGAGGCCGACGATGACGACCGTCAGCCAGAGCAGTTGCGTTGAGAGACTCGCGCCCCGACGTCCCCGAACGACCATCGCCCACCCGTCCGCGGTCTCGCATCGAGTGTCGGGGGGCGAGAGGGCCCCTCCGCATCGGTCCCATCGTAGTCCAGCCACAGCCCCGCGGCCAATGCCGAACCGTGCCTAACGCGTGATAGCTCGCTCGATCCAGACCGACAGTCCGGTCGCCAGACCGGCCACCATGAGCGCCCCGAGGGCGACGAGCACCGCGCCCGCGATGGCGTTGAGCACGCGGGCCAGACGCTGC
Encoded proteins:
- a CDS encoding SpoIIE family protein phosphatase, which encodes MVVRGRRGASLSTQLLWLTVVIVGLIVTVVVAAGIVGVYSMTRSEIADRQVVYRRLIAHGVAVRFDAAEEALDSLAVGLRDARRIDEVRSRVVRIAAVEAEHFDMLVFRGDDGRILASTPVFENPRKSLDAVLSGSSPTSEGLVYVWRPGIGDVGGRLWLLREARGGPWSGVLYARLRTDFVQSLAAEVSGDVEERAVLILGPGSEVIAADRGGSPILEKDRGSGVVRRADGEVSVGSGRASLVGELMPIQGFPGLDWSVVVASPKGLAATRTSSALAPAFVTLVAGAFLAIALAVAATRRIVEPLRELEVRAHDVASGAFVRPIPVERQDEVGRLAVAFNDMAVRLNSLHDLSQLLATSSRLDHVLDGILTAMGHILQTGGVAVFLVDAAGDRAVLARAKGLPEEPSEFSVDLRRPSWIAEALDTGTLVSFRRQHGDRDPLLDLYGADTIRCGLVVPLSTGVLTLGLVVVVCSEERTFTAAETEMARTFSAQASIAVYNSHLFAEERAARLEAEVLRRVAERLAAPGDLEAALSDVADMAADLLGMRFAEVAVADRTALGLAPSSDPVHEKALLSSFASVGEGDDPALPLLVDGGEALERARELLGEDITCALILPIVVDGCPAAALALTGWSAGERIGERQMVLAETIGREASLALENTRLFNQARVRATDLEMIFRISQAVTSELELPVVLNRVLDVVQKIVSAEAVSLMMYDPTSRRVTTEMSRGIGHRDLVSLSVAPGEGVAGRVFESGEAANIEDLATVDEQWARLALSQGFASAVIVSLTSRGRRLGTLAAYARDRGAFRDEDLVMLRLFATQAALSVDTAALFGQEHHVASVLRASILPERVASVPGLDAHARYLAAGKKTEGISGDYYDLFTTPDGRIVLAMADVCGKGVTAATKTSMIKFTVRGMAAAGAGPAAIITELNRVVSETGLVSDIVTLWVGVVDLERSSLLYANGGHPPALLLRTDGRTERLGPTGPLLGAITDAHFGEIAIGLEAGATLLLYTDGVTEARRSKEFFGEDRVRRLLRRGGNARSITDRLLSALERFVGTDLRDDAAVLAVRVAPRDRSETSGSVQRPNG